In the Arachis stenosperma cultivar V10309 chromosome 8, arast.V10309.gnm1.PFL2, whole genome shotgun sequence genome, TCAGCATAATCGTTGAAGAATGCTACCTGATCCTCAGCATACTTCTCAGCATAAACCTGCAAGTTACACAGAAGTTTAATTTTATGTGCATTTGTAAAATAGCCATGGAAAATAAAACTCCAGTTACTTACCTTGAAGGATGGATCCTCAAAAAGAACAGCATCTGTTGGCAATACCAATAAATCTTCATCCTTTTTTTCCTTGATGTCCTGCATACAAAAGGGAATAAGGAAATCATAACCCCCTGCATACCCCCCTCCGCTACCAATGTCCATTacttttttaaactttttttttttttgaaaaatggtgaTAGTAGAAGTAGTGGTAAAGACCTTGAAGTATGAGTTATCAAACTTCAACCATTGTACTGTCCAGGATTGTCCTCCAGGTGCTCCTGGTCCATCTTTCTGTAGAtcaaaagaaaattataattataaaatattctGATAAGGAATAGGCAAAAAGGGCATATAATATGCAGTGTATAGAGAAGATTAACATAAAACATAACATGCCCGAAGAAGAAGGGACTTTTAGTGCTTGCTGGTAATGCAAAATACGAACTCGCATTCAAACTAGATATTTGAAAAAATCTCGGGATTGCTTCAATGGCAGAAGCCAGAAGAGTGAATTCAGCGATTGCTTTGTGACATGGTCAGTGGAATATTCCCTCTTAAAAGTAGGGGAAGCTATCTATATAGGATTTCGTAAATAAAATcatggaagaagaaaaagacgACTTGCACGACCTTGTATGGATAGGATCTACTGTCAGATGGAACCCACCCTTGTGGCATTCAAATCTTCTATTTGCTAAAAGCATTTCTTACAGAACCGGGTAAATTCAAATATCATATTTAGAATTAGAATATGACTTAGAAGAATTGAAACAAATTTACTACAAAATCATCGAACGAGTAGGATGAGAAAGGGAAGATAACATACTGTATATTTAGTCTCAGGCTTGCCCCAGCCACTTCGTTCAGGTCTGGACCTTCCCAGTGTGTGCGCACCAGATAATGCAACAATTTCCTGCAGGTTCAGTAACTTGATCAAAATCACATATAATATTTCCAGGATCCAACTTATTACCTTGATCCTTGTTGGAAACATCGGAAATCACCTTGTCATTCAAACCCATTCTGTAGAAAACTTGACGCAAATGATCAGCCGGTGAGGGAGGACCAGCATCTGAGTACAGAAATGTTTTTCAGTTAGCTATATCAACACAATTTTAAAAGTGTATATATTAACTATACTCTAAAAATgcatgatttaaaattttaatagttCTAGAATTGTGTCTCACCCGGTTACCATAACTAAATTTCCAGTCGAACATGAATCAAGTCCTATAACTGCAATCCATGCAAGTCTGAAAAACCAAATTGTTTGTCTGTTTtcgttttatttttgtttgggTTTTGTTTTTGGCTAGAATGGATTGGGCTAATTGAAGTTTTGAAGATAAAATGAAGATCGAACCAGACAGATGTATTTACTTCTTAAGCCATCATAGATATTCATCATTGTTTATAAAAgcataatataaataatttaaggTATTAAGCTTTTCAGTTTCCATTTGGAAGTGCTTGGCAAAGTGGCAAACTTGCAAATAGGTTGATAAATTAAACCTAGTAATGTAAATCAATTTAGTTACTCTATAATGCTGATGGCTTAGTCATTAGCCAGTCCAAGTCTAGAAACAATAGAGAGGGTGCAGTACAGGTGAAAAAATTAAGCATCGATCTAATTCTTAGGTTCAATAAGAAGAATAAACATATTTTACCTTTTCAAGAATAGCAATAAAACACTAAAGCTCTTTACTATGATTAATTTATTCCAATGCCTTGACTTCTATGATTTCCAATGGAATCCTAATTAACGTGACTAGATACATTAGGTCACATGCTTTATTCTTAGCACACTGGATATATGGGCTACTAACCTGGAAGTCTTCCTTCTTCAGGACATTGTTCAGGTGATGAGACATCCACTCTTCCATATTTCATAGGGATTTTTGGGCCTCCAGCTTCCTGACAATTCCAAGAAAGTAATCAATATATCTTTTAATTAAGTTATATAGCCAAAAGTTAGTCCTGAAGCAGAGAAAGGAGTCAGGTAACCTCAACAGCAGTAGCACCAGCCAACTGAAATAAGTCTGCATATGTCACACGAGCATATTTGTCTTTGATTGGCTGAATAAGCTTCAATGCATTCACGAGTCCTGGAATGGCAACTCATCAGGGAAAACAATAAGCAAAATTCAAACAATCTCGACGTTTAGTATATTATTACCAGCATTGGCTGCATGTTTCAGCTCAACTTCAAATCTTAAACTACCATTAGCACCACCTCTCTGTGGCCATTCCTCAATATTCTTATTGTAGGTACCAGCATCATGCCATCCCAAACGAATCTATCACGTAAAATTCTATGTGAACTGTAGAGACTTAAGAATGTAACATAAAATtgtacaaaaaaattatatttatttgttttagaagaaaaataattgaatggAAAATTATAAAGAATGAGAATGATAAGGAATCTCCTACACAACCGCGTGTGCAGGCACATGCAAGGTCATTAGAGAAGCTTTTAGATCCTTGAAATGTCACTGAAGAAACCCCCAAAAGAGAGGTCATGAACTTTGCACCAATTAAACAGTAACCAATAAGTATTATCCCAGAGTAAGTAACTATACTGtagccaaggttgaacatttcCATAGAAGTTTTACTTCTCCCATAGCAATGGGACCTAACCCTCAAAAAGTGGTAAAGGGAACTAGGACACACCCCACTGAAAATGCCAAATAGCTACATAAATTAAATTCTGCAACAAAGATCCAAGTCTATGGGGCAGGTCTATGTCATCCAATATCCGATGTAGTATATATGCATAAGAGTTTGACATCTTGCTTTAGTCATTTTGGCAACCGTTAAATTTTACTCACCACCCTTGGAAGTCAGGTTCACAAGTAAGAATTCACATGTAATCAGTAGCCTCATTCCAATCATCTTATTAGTTGAATGGTTAATCTATCTATCTCTGGTGGTTAATGTGATGTGAAGACCAAAGAGTATTACACAACATCATAACATCATGGCCAATTAGCTGATCCTTTAAAACCAGAGATAAATTCTGCATAAAGTGCTGTGTGGACCTTTCCAGCATTCTTTGTAGATATTGGACCACTGGAATACTAGTCAGTGTATCAGAAAGAATTATGCATCCAGCAGACAAATAATAGAGAAAAACTAGGACATGGCCAGCTTATCAAAGGCATAAGGCATCAATCACAAGGTACAAGGTCCATCTCCATATTACATGTTTGTGTTCATTATGCTCCATGACAACAAAACTTATAATCGttaattttaatcaaattcaatttgaaaaagaaagtcaaataaaagagaaattaatcCAAACGACCAGATAATGCAAGTCTCCCCGCAAAAGTGAATTAGATCATGGATTCAGCGTAAATTAGTCATGGAACTTAATCATGTAACTTATTCGAACCCCTCTAACAACGCTTATAGTCAACTAGTCATGGAACTTGATTATGCAACTTATTTCGAACTCgaacaaataataaaaacataaaaaaaaatgagtgaACACTTGGAATCCGAGTTCAAACGCTCTAGTCTCTACTAACGAAAAGAACAGTAGATGCAAAAATTCTAGAGTATTTGGAGACCTAACTGACGTTCGTGACTTCGTGATAGTGTACTCGAACAGCGAGATCTCAAGAAATGAAGGTTTACCAGAATCGGATGGCAGAACTTTGTCCTGAGAAGCTCCTTGATATCTTCTCGAGCACTCTTCAGCTGGTCAGGATCAGACGCCAACGACTTCGGAGAAGAAACCGTTGCATAGTCTCCACTCGAAACACGAACCTCAGCTCTTCGctgaaaacacaaaaaaaaaaaaagcacaagCAAGTGAACACATGAATCCATCGCGAGCTCAAGTTTAAGAGTTAACAGCTCAAAATGGAGGAGACAATACCTGATTGACGAAGAGGTGAGAGATACGAGAAGAAGAGTGAAGGTGGAGGCATTTGAGCGAGGAACGAGAAGtggaagaggaggagaagaaggagcGGGAAGCTGAAGAGGAGAGTGCGGTGGCGGAGGGAATAATGCGTGAGGCAGCGATGGCGGCTGTGGCGGTGGAGGCCATTCTAGTTGTTGGAAACGGTTGAGATGGTAAAGTGAGCGAAGGATGAGTGAGGAACACACGCTCTGCCATGTGTTTGGGTACTGTTTGGGTTTTTAACACTTTCTATTCCCTCCTTGCGTTTCGGATGATGAATTGATTATGTTCTCTGCCAAAAGCGCGATGACACGCACACCTACTCACTGCAACGCTCTCGATTCTTCCTTGTGTTTGGTTAACAGGGCACCTTATGCAGTTATGCACTTATGCTTAAGCAGTATTATTAATACTCCTAGTCACCACTATTCGTCTATTCCGTATTAGGGTATATGTTATTATGCTATGATgtccaatatttttttaaccaagagtaaaaattatttttaataatgaaagaaaaattaaaaaaataagaaatcaTTTCATGTGTGATGtacaacttaaaaaaaattagttatactttttatttttatctacttttattttttaacgaAGAAATTCTAAGAATTTAAATGCTTGGTGAATAAATTATCCATATTTGTGCTTGGATTTATTTTAGAGATAAAATATTAAAGTAAAAACAATTTTATGTgcttttttatctttatttttataattaaataaatttttgtctTACTAGAAATTTTTTCATAGAAAAACAATGAGCACAGAGCATTTTTTATAGGTAAACAATAATAGTTTGAGTGACATGAATCAACccaataatatatttatttaaatatgtatTCATATTATTTGACTTTTATAAAaaactatatttattttaagcTCATGCACATTTTaagaatttgatttaaatattttaaaataataatttgaatttgttAAACCAATTTATCACAATTTTTTGAGACTAAGatttaatatttatacaattACATATTATTAAAGAATTTATATGGGAAAAactaccatttgtacccatgaatTTTGCGAACGCTGACAAAAGTATccatcaaacaagaaaactaacGTTGTACCCATGAAAGATGGGTTTCGTGTGACAATAGTACCCAAACCgtgattttttgttaattttttaataaaattcccaAATTACCCCTTCTATCTTCTTCCCCAAATTCCAAATTTCACAACTCTCATCCTTCGTCTTCCTCCTCTGCTGCTGCGAGCCACCTTGTGGAACGACTACTATCCAACCTGAAAGGGGCAACCTGCAACAATGGCCGCATCTTGAGGCTCTGCCTTAACAACCTCTCTCTCAGATGAACCATCTCTCCCTTCCTCTCCAACTGTACCTACCTCCAATCACTCGACCTCTCCTCCAACGCCCTCACCGGACCCATCCCTCCCGAATCCAGTCCCTCGTCAACCTCGCCGTCCTCAATCTCTCTTCTAACCAACTCCAGGGCCAGATCTCGCCACAGCTCACAATGTGCGCCTACCTCAACGTCCTTGACCTCCATGATAACCTCCTCACTGGTCCCATTTTCCAGCAATTGGGCCTCCTCGTCAGGTTCTCCACCTTCGATGTCTCTAATAACAGGCTTTCCGGGCCCATATCGCCTTCTTTGTCCAACCGGACCGGCACTCTATCCCGCTTCAACGCTACCTCCTTCTTGGGAAACAAGGATCTCTACGGCTACCCTCTTCCGCCCATCAAGACCAGGGGCCTACTGTTTTGGCCATTGTTGGAATCGGGCTCGGGAGTGGCCTTACCAGCCTCGTCCTCAGTTTCACTGGGGTTTGCATATGGTTGAAAGTCACGGAGCACAAGATGGCTCTGGATGAAGGCAAAATTAGTTAGCTCATACCTGGTGGCTGGCAATAGTAGAGTAGGAAGACGAAGGATGATGGTtgtgaaatttgaaatttgggAAAGAAGATAGAAGGGATAATTtgggaattttattaaaaagtcaacaAAAATTCACGGTTTGGGTACTATTGTCACACGAAACCCATCTTTCATGGATAAAACGTTAGTTTTTTTGTTTGATGAATACTTTTGTCAGCGTTCACAAAattcatgggtacaaatggtagtTTTTCCAATTTATATGCATGCAATTCGTTGGAATTTTCTCGAAATGCCGTGCATCCCATTCATACTTGTTGATGCAAATTGTGTCCCAAGGGCCAAGGCACACAAGAGGAGAGACGAGAGAGCAATGAGAAAGGGCAGATacttattataaaataatttgttattatggtaataaataaaacaaaaaaatatgaattataattttttgtgaaaaaatatATGGTCGATTTGAATTAAAAATGATCTGATTAATAGATTTATTTaagtttaaaatatttatataaatttataatatagtagataattaaaattgtctaattaataaaagatataaCATTTTTAGTTAATAAGAAGATTAAATTTCTCTAAATTAAAAagttagtaaaataaaaaaatgaaaatttaatcTGAACTACacataaaaattacaaatttaattgctatcgtcttttttttttcactttattTAGCAGTGAGAAAGGAATCTTGTAAAGGCCACATTCCCCCATTTTAAAATGTAAAGGAAGTTGAAAAATGAGAATAGGataaattattttaagaaaatccAAGGACTTTGTTAAAACGTCAAACTTTGAAGTTTTGTCTTCTTCTCTTTTGAATTTTGACCAACGGCTGCCATCTCTGGAAAATTGAAAATGCATCACTGATGACGGTGTGCTTCATTTGTGTGTGtgtctcttttatttttattttttttggtcttACCCCGGAAGGCTTCATTGAGACTTTGAGAGGAGACGGCCATCGATCgattttttgttttctagttACTACACGAGGTTTTGGGACTTATCAAACGAttgttttgattaattaatacACCGTTTTTTGGGTCtgcatattttttgtttttgtcatGTTTGGGTTTGGATATAACAAAtatgtttaaattcaataacaAAAACCATATTCAAACAAAAATTATTCTTCAAGTtcaaaaaaccaaaaagaaaaatataacctcaaacaaaaatgactcacCCTTAAATGCTCTTTGCTAAATATGAAATGCTGCGTACTTTGTTAATTCGTTAAATTTAAACTCttcatttattatattttatttaaatggtCTGGATTTAAAAAGGTAACCTATTAATCAAGTTaaccattttttttataaattttagatttCTTTATAAGTTTTAGATATTAGGCTGAAgtccaaaacaaaaaaaatatataaatattaaaaacaatatgtctgtacaacaaaaaaaattattggactataaaattaaaataaataatacatgaaaaataaattgaaaatctATGTACTAAATtcagaaaaaaaagatatattagaatcttaaaaaaatattaaatatatattatgtatataatattaaaatttaaataaattttgttttgtgtaaaacaaatttataatattaaatataaacacaataataaaaaattttgtgttatataaatttaattaatacatatatatataattttattttgtgtgaaacaaaattataatattaaatatgaaGTGAATGATAAAAGATTttgtattatataaatttaatttaaaatatatatatatataacgtaAGAAGcaaacaaatataaatatataataattttattttgtgcgaaacaaaaattcatataaaaatatttatataatttttttattaacaattttttattgaaatatgctattttactatatttaaaatatattatttgaaataattctattattttagttaatatatattatttaaaaagaatatttaaaatttattattttgtattaaaaatattattaaaaatatattattagtttttcttaaaata is a window encoding:
- the LOC130944481 gene encoding probable L-ascorbate peroxidase 6, chloroplastic/mitochondrial isoform X1, translated to MAERVFLTHPSLTLPSQPFPTTRMASTATAAIAASRIIPSATALSSSASRSFFSSSSTSRSSLKCLHLHSSSRISHLFVNQRRAEVRVSSGDYATVSSPKSLASDPDQLKSAREDIKELLRTKFCHPILIRLGWHDAGTYNKNIEEWPQRGGANGSLRFEVELKHAANAGLVNALKLIQPIKDKYARVTYADLFQLAGATAVEEAGGPKIPMKYGRVDVSSPEQCPEEGRLPDAGPPSPADHLRQVFYRMGLNDKEIVALSGAHTLGRSRPERSGWGKPETKYTKDGPGAPGGQSWTVQWLKFDNSYFKDIKEKKDEDLLVLPTDAVLFEDPSFKVYAEKYAEDQVAFFNDYAEAHAKLSNLGAKFDPPEGIVLDPSPKPQAEKFEAAKYSTGKRELSDAMKQKIRSEYEAIGGSPDKPLQSNYFLNIMIIIAVLALLTSLLGN
- the LOC130944481 gene encoding probable L-ascorbate peroxidase 6, chloroplastic/mitochondrial isoform X2, yielding MAERVFLTHPSLTLPSQPFPTTRMASTATAAIAASRIIPSATALSSSASRSFFSSSSTSRSSLKCLHLHSSSRISHLFVNQRRAEVRVSSGDYATVSSPKSLASDPDQLKSAREDIKELLRTKFCHPILIRLGWHDAGTYNKNIEEWPQRGGANGSLRFEVELKHAANAGLVNALKLIQPIKDKYARVTYADLFQLAGATAVEEAGGPKIPMKYGRVDVSSPEQCPEEGRLPDAGPPSPADHLRQVFYRMGLNDKEIVALSGAHTLGRSRPERSGWGKPETKYTKDGPGAPGGQSWTVQWLKFDNSYFKDIKEKKDEDLLVLPTDAVLFEDPSFKVYAEKYAEDQVAFFNDYAEAHAKLSNLGAKFDPPEGIVLDPSPKPQAEKFEAAKYSTGKD